In Pseudomonas poae, a single genomic region encodes these proteins:
- a CDS encoding glycogen/starch/alpha-glucan phosphorylase, protein MSQEPLAREAEVAAFRDAVLTKLTYAVGKDPDHAFDHDWFEAIALAARDQMVDHWMDHTRRIYRKGQKRVYYLSLEFLIGRLLYDSLSNLGVLEIAREALSELGVDLERIRLLEPDAALGNGGLGRLAACFMESMSTLGIAGHGYGIRYEHGLFRQAIVDGWQQEQTERWLDFGNPWEFERAEVIYPIGFGGSVETKADASGKMIQVWTPNETVRAVAYDTPVVGWRGASVNTLRLWRARAVEDLHLERFNAGDHLGAVAEVARAESISRVLYPADSTEAGQELRLRQEYFFVAASLQDLLRRHKNMHGSVLSLGEHAAIQLNDTHPSIAVAELMRQLVDLHDIPWEAAWDVTVETLSYTNHTLLPEALETWPVGLMERMLPRHMQIIYLINAQHIDSLRAKGIHDFDVLRAVSLIEEDNGRRVRMGNLAFLGSHSVNGVSGLHTQLMRSTVFSELHKLYPERINNKTNGITFRRWLYQANPKLTEMLVEALGPDILDTPEQRLVELEPFAEKPAFRKAFAEQRLHSKRALADIIHERLGISVNPAAMFDVQVKRIHEYKRQLLNLMHTVALYQAIRAEPGTDWVPRVKIFSGKAAASYHQAKLIIKLTNDIARTVNNDPTVRGLLKVVFLPNYNVSLAESIIPAADLSEQISTAGFEASGTSNMKFGLNGALTIGTMDGANVEMHERVGAEHMFIFGLSAQQVEARKHAGEFNAGPEIAASHRLNDVLQAIRGGVFSPDDPGRYVGLIDGLVDYDRFLVCADFDSYWDAQAAVERHWHDSKAWWRSAVLNTARMGWFSSDRTIREYATEIWKALD, encoded by the coding sequence ATGTCTCAGGAACCGCTTGCACGAGAAGCAGAGGTAGCCGCATTTCGCGATGCTGTCTTGACCAAACTCACCTACGCGGTGGGCAAGGACCCGGATCACGCCTTCGACCACGACTGGTTCGAAGCGATTGCCCTGGCCGCGCGCGACCAGATGGTCGATCACTGGATGGACCACACCCGGCGCATCTACCGCAAAGGCCAGAAGCGGGTTTATTACCTTTCCCTGGAGTTCCTCATTGGGCGCTTGCTCTACGACAGCCTGAGCAACCTCGGCGTGTTGGAGATCGCTCGTGAAGCGTTGTCGGAATTGGGCGTCGACCTGGAGCGCATCCGCCTGTTGGAGCCCGACGCGGCGCTGGGCAACGGTGGCCTGGGTCGTCTGGCGGCGTGCTTTATGGAAAGCATGTCGACCTTGGGCATTGCTGGCCACGGCTACGGCATTCGTTATGAACATGGTCTGTTTCGCCAGGCGATCGTCGATGGCTGGCAGCAGGAACAGACCGAACGCTGGCTGGATTTCGGCAACCCTTGGGAGTTCGAGCGGGCCGAGGTGATCTACCCGATTGGCTTTGGCGGCAGCGTCGAAACCAAAGCGGACGCTTCCGGCAAGATGATCCAGGTATGGACGCCCAACGAAACTGTACGCGCGGTTGCCTACGACACCCCGGTGGTCGGCTGGCGTGGCGCCAGCGTCAACACCTTGCGCCTGTGGCGTGCGCGAGCGGTGGAAGACCTGCACTTGGAGCGCTTCAACGCCGGTGACCATTTGGGCGCCGTTGCCGAAGTGGCTCGCGCTGAAAGCATCTCCCGAGTGCTTTACCCTGCAGACAGCACCGAAGCGGGGCAGGAACTGCGTCTGCGCCAGGAATACTTCTTCGTCGCCGCCTCCCTGCAAGACTTGCTGCGCCGCCACAAAAACATGCACGGCTCCGTGCTGAGCCTTGGCGAACACGCCGCGATCCAGCTCAACGACACCCATCCGTCCATCGCTGTGGCTGAGTTGATGCGCCAACTGGTGGACCTGCACGATATTCCGTGGGAAGCGGCGTGGGACGTCACCGTCGAAACCCTGTCCTACACCAACCACACCCTGCTGCCCGAGGCATTGGAAACCTGGCCTGTCGGTCTGATGGAACGCATGTTGCCCCGGCACATGCAGATCATCTACCTGATCAACGCCCAGCATATCGATTCGCTACGCGCCAAAGGCATCCACGATTTTGATGTGCTGCGCGCGGTGTCGCTGATCGAAGAAGACAACGGCCGCCGCGTACGCATGGGCAACCTGGCGTTCCTTGGGTCCCATAGCGTCAACGGCGTATCCGGCTTGCACACCCAATTGATGCGCAGCACGGTGTTCTCCGAACTGCACAAGCTCTACCCGGAACGTATCAACAACAAAACCAACGGCATTACCTTCCGCCGCTGGTTGTACCAGGCCAACCCCAAGCTCACCGAGATGCTGGTGGAGGCCCTGGGGCCGGACATCCTCGACACGCCCGAGCAGCGCTTGGTCGAATTGGAACCGTTCGCCGAAAAACCGGCGTTCCGCAAAGCCTTCGCCGAACAGCGCCTGCACAGTAAGCGTGCACTGGCAGACATTATTCACGAGCGCCTGGGCATTTCGGTGAACCCGGCGGCGATGTTCGACGTGCAGGTCAAACGAATCCACGAATACAAGCGGCAGTTGCTCAACCTGATGCATACCGTGGCGCTGTACCAGGCGATCCGAGCCGAGCCGGGCACCGACTGGGTGCCGCGCGTGAAGATCTTCTCGGGCAAGGCGGCAGCCAGTTATCACCAGGCCAAGTTGATCATCAAGCTGACCAACGACATCGCCCGTACCGTCAACAACGACCCGACCGTTCGCGGCCTGCTCAAGGTGGTGTTCCTGCCCAACTACAACGTCAGTTTGGCGGAAAGCATCATTCCGGCCGCGGATTTGTCGGAGCAGATCTCCACCGCCGGCTTTGAAGCCTCGGGCACCAGCAACATGAAGTTCGGCCTCAACGGTGCGCTGACCATCGGCACCATGGACGGCGCCAACGTGGAGATGCACGAGCGCGTCGGTGCCGAGCATATGTTTATCTTCGGCCTCAGCGCACAGCAGGTGGAAGCCCGCAAACACGCCGGCGAATTCAACGCCGGGCCGGAAATTGCCGCGTCCCATCGCCTCAACGATGTGCTGCAAGCGATCCGAGGCGGGGTGTTCTCGCCGGATGATCCTGGTCGATATGTGGGGCTGATCGACGGGTTGGTCGACTACGACCGGTTCCTGGTGTGTGCCGATTTCGACTCCTACTGGGACGCCCAGGCGGCGGTCGAAAGGCATTGGCACGATTCGAAGGCCTGGTGGCGTTCGGCGGTGCTCAATACGGCCCGGATGGGCTGGTTCAGTTCGGACCGGACCATCCGCGAATACGCCACGGAGATCTGGAAAGCGCTCGACTAA
- a CDS encoding DUF2339 domain-containing protein gives MQWIFMLIGLALGWTLDESFSDAGVGALLGLGIGQAIRLAQLSAQADKQAGQLETTQKALIALGDRLRQLEVPVATSSVIVESPILEPAPTPKVPDLVWELPAELAPVAITAEASQPLADDAWTSTPPAKEPATPRGPNLIERAFTAARNWLLGGNTVLRVGVVLLFLGLAFLLRYATEGMVVPIEMRYAGVAAAAIGLLGLGWWLRLRNSNYGLMLQGTGIAVLYLTVFAAMRLHPLIDPSAAFGLLVAVTVFSAILAITQNALGLACAAALGGFAAPILASTGAGSHVALFSYFALLNAGILAIAWFKAWRLLNVIGFVGTFGIGFAWGARAYTPELLWSTEPFLVLFFVMYLGIGLLYARRKLMEADAGDSLGTQLRKGDYVDGTLLFGPPLVGFGLQFALVQHLEFGAAFSALSLGIIYMVLARLLSGGRAALLGETCLALGVIFASLAIPLGLDARWTAAAWAVEGAGIFWLGLRQHKPMARIFALLLQLGSLLAFLSELRSGQDTLLEGPPLSALLLGAALLFTFYQVHKAVPEQTRHWERVGAPWLAALGLGCAYLLAPLLLSTQGCVISWAVAGVATLWAGHRIGSQAVLRCGVAVQLLAGGLFLLDPVAHLWTPLIIALAALTGAWRLPRGRLSNALLAWGVAWWALAWVSEVVGSAPYTLHTTLLLLAAALSAALWTVLALRLCWAALGVAATLLMPATGLVLLGAWDAYYHPAAQFGWLAWLAVFGVHFVSLRRLAALLPAKVLGAAHILGCWMLIGVLALELRYGLLMLSSEYNAWRWLGWAILPSLYLVLAATPRRWPWPVSAYPHEYRVLAALPLAVLMLGWFWLATIFSDGTAAPLPYLPLLNPLDVGLLFALFGIYLWSRSVAPQRGPQAELIAQGVAGLSLFAFFTALVMRTAHHWGGVPFQLDALLESMLVQAGLSIVWTLIALGLMIGGHLRRRREVWLIGAALIAVVVAKLFFIELSNRGGLARIVSFIGVGGLLLVVGYFAPLPPKRVETEGAPS, from the coding sequence ATGCAATGGATTTTCATGCTGATTGGCCTCGCGCTCGGCTGGACGCTCGATGAGTCGTTCAGCGACGCAGGCGTCGGTGCACTGCTGGGCCTGGGTATTGGCCAGGCGATTCGCCTGGCGCAGCTGTCGGCTCAGGCGGACAAGCAAGCAGGTCAGCTGGAAACCACGCAGAAGGCGCTGATCGCGCTGGGTGATCGCTTGCGGCAACTGGAAGTGCCAGTCGCTACGAGCAGTGTCATTGTCGAATCCCCCATTCTTGAACCTGCACCAACCCCCAAGGTCCCCGACCTTGTCTGGGAGTTGCCGGCTGAATTGGCGCCGGTTGCCATTACCGCCGAAGCCAGCCAACCGTTGGCAGACGACGCCTGGACATCGACGCCCCCTGCCAAAGAACCTGCCACCCCTCGTGGCCCCAACCTGATCGAGCGTGCCTTCACTGCTGCGCGCAACTGGCTGTTGGGCGGCAATACCGTGCTGCGGGTCGGTGTGGTGCTGCTATTCCTTGGCCTGGCGTTCCTGCTGCGCTATGCCACCGAAGGCATGGTGGTGCCGATTGAAATGCGCTACGCCGGTGTGGCGGCGGCGGCCATCGGTCTATTGGGCCTGGGTTGGTGGCTGCGCCTGCGTAACAGCAACTATGGGTTGATGCTGCAAGGAACCGGGATCGCTGTGCTGTACCTCACGGTGTTCGCGGCGATGCGCTTGCATCCGTTGATCGACCCCAGCGCTGCGTTTGGTTTACTGGTGGCGGTTACGGTGTTTTCGGCGATCCTGGCAATTACCCAGAATGCGCTGGGGCTGGCCTGCGCGGCGGCGCTCGGCGGTTTTGCGGCGCCGATCCTTGCCTCCACTGGCGCGGGCAGTCATGTAGCGCTATTCAGCTACTTTGCGTTGCTCAACGCGGGCATCCTCGCCATCGCCTGGTTCAAGGCCTGGCGCCTGCTCAATGTGATCGGTTTTGTCGGTACCTTTGGCATCGGCTTCGCCTGGGGCGCACGCGCCTATACACCGGAATTGTTGTGGAGCACCGAGCCCTTCCTGGTGCTGTTCTTTGTGATGTACCTGGGCATTGGCCTGTTGTATGCCCGGCGCAAGCTGATGGAAGCGGACGCGGGCGACAGCCTGGGGACGCAACTGCGCAAGGGCGATTATGTCGACGGCACCTTGCTGTTCGGGCCGCCGCTGGTGGGCTTTGGCCTGCAGTTCGCGTTGGTGCAGCATCTGGAGTTCGGCGCCGCCTTCAGTGCATTGAGCCTGGGCATTATCTACATGGTGCTGGCCCGATTGCTCAGTGGCGGTCGCGCTGCGTTACTGGGGGAAACCTGCCTGGCCCTTGGCGTGATTTTCGCCAGCCTGGCCATTCCGTTGGGCCTCGATGCGCGCTGGACCGCTGCGGCGTGGGCCGTTGAGGGCGCGGGGATTTTTTGGCTGGGCCTGCGCCAGCACAAACCGATGGCGCGGATATTCGCCTTGTTGCTGCAACTGGGGTCGCTGCTCGCATTCCTCAGTGAGTTGCGCAGTGGCCAGGACACCTTGCTGGAAGGTCCGCCGTTGAGCGCTTTGCTGCTTGGCGCGGCGCTGCTGTTCACGTTTTATCAAGTTCACAAGGCTGTGCCGGAACAGACGCGGCATTGGGAGCGCGTGGGCGCTCCTTGGTTGGCTGCCCTGGGCCTTGGCTGCGCGTATTTGCTGGCGCCGCTGCTACTGTCGACCCAGGGGTGTGTCATCAGTTGGGCGGTCGCCGGTGTTGCGACGCTGTGGGCAGGCCACCGAATTGGCTCGCAAGCGGTGTTGCGCTGTGGCGTTGCGGTGCAGTTGCTCGCCGGTGGGCTGTTCCTGCTCGACCCGGTGGCCCATCTGTGGACACCGCTGATCATTGCGTTGGCGGCGTTGACGGGCGCCTGGCGCTTGCCGCGTGGCCGTTTGTCCAACGCCCTGTTGGCCTGGGGTGTTGCGTGGTGGGCGCTGGCTTGGGTCAGCGAGGTGGTTGGCTCGGCGCCCTACACGTTGCACACCACGTTGTTGTTGCTCGCCGCTGCACTCAGCGCGGCGCTCTGGACGGTGCTTGCGCTGCGCCTGTGCTGGGCGGCTCTGGGGGTGGCCGCTACATTGCTGATGCCGGCAACAGGTTTGGTGCTGTTGGGCGCATGGGACGCTTACTACCACCCGGCCGCGCAGTTCGGTTGGCTGGCTTGGCTGGCGGTGTTTGGGGTGCATTTCGTCTCGCTGCGACGTTTGGCGGCGCTGCTGCCCGCCAAGGTGCTGGGTGCGGCGCACATACTGGGCTGCTGGATGTTGATCGGCGTGTTGGCACTGGAGCTGCGTTACGGCCTGCTGATGCTGTCGAGCGAATACAACGCCTGGCGCTGGCTGGGTTGGGCGATTCTGCCGAGTCTGTACCTGGTGCTGGCCGCTACACCGCGCCGTTGGCCGTGGCCGGTGTCGGCGTATCCGCACGAGTACCGCGTACTCGCAGCGTTGCCGTTGGCGGTATTGATGCTGGGTTGGTTCTGGTTGGCAACTATCTTCAGTGACGGTACGGCTGCGCCGCTGCCTTATCTGCCGCTGCTCAATCCTCTGGACGTGGGCCTGTTGTTCGCACTGTTTGGCATCTACCTGTGGTCGCGAAGCGTGGCGCCACAACGCGGGCCGCAGGCTGAGTTGATCGCCCAGGGTGTGGCGGGGCTTTCGTTGTTTGCATTCTTTACTGCGTTGGTCATGCGCACCGCACACCATTGGGGCGGTGTGCCGTTTCAGCTGGATGCGTTGCTCGAGTCGATGTTGGTGCAAGCCGGCCTGTCGATCGTGTGGACGCTGATCGCCCTCGGCCTGATGATCGGCGGCCACCTGCGTCGCCGTCGCGAAGTGTGGCTGATCGGTGCGGCGCTGATTGCCGTGGTGGTGGCCAAGCTGTTCTTTATCGAGTTGAGCAACCGTGGCGGGTTGGCGCGGATCGTGTCGTTTATTGGGGTGGGTGGGTTGTTGCTGGTGGTGGGTTACTTTGCACCGCTGCCGCCCAAGCGCGTTGAAACCGAGGGAGCACCTTCTTGA
- a CDS encoding formimidoylglutamate deiminase, with the protein MSAFFAERALLPNGWANDVRLEVSADGLLTKVEANASFEGAERLRGPVLAGMPNLHSHAFQRAMAGLAEVAGNPNDSFWTWRDLMYRMVGKINPEQLHVIARQLYIEMLKAGYTSVAEFHYVHHDVSGQPYADRTELSRQISRAATSSGIGLTLLPVLYTHSGFGGQAPNDGQRRFINSTEHYLDLQAQLKSILAAQPAQQLGLCFHSLRAVTPEQIQAVLAASDKACPVHIHIAEQQKEVDDCLAWSGKRPLQWLYDNVEVDERWCLVHATHADTDEVSRMAKSRAIAGLCLTTEANLGDGIFPAVDFLAQGGRMGIGSDSHVSLSVVEELRWLEYGQRLRDQRRNRLYRSDQPMVGRTLFDAALDGGAQALGQAIGRLEVGKRADWLVLDGNDPYLATATEDGILNRWLFAGGDRQVRDVLVNGKWVVRDGHHAGEEESRRAFTQVLRDLLS; encoded by the coding sequence ATGTCCGCTTTCTTTGCCGAACGCGCACTGCTGCCTAATGGATGGGCCAATGATGTACGTCTTGAAGTCAGCGCCGATGGCCTGCTGACAAAGGTTGAGGCCAACGCCAGCTTCGAAGGCGCAGAACGGCTGAGAGGCCCGGTTTTGGCGGGCATGCCCAACTTGCACTCCCATGCATTTCAGCGCGCCATGGCGGGTTTGGCCGAAGTGGCCGGCAACCCGAATGACAGTTTCTGGACCTGGCGCGACCTGATGTACCGCATGGTCGGCAAGATCAACCCAGAGCAACTTCACGTCATCGCCCGTCAGCTGTATATCGAAATGCTCAAGGCCGGCTACACCTCGGTGGCAGAGTTTCACTACGTGCATCACGACGTCAGCGGCCAGCCGTATGCCGATCGCACTGAGTTGTCGCGGCAAATCAGCCGGGCTGCCACCAGCAGCGGTATTGGCCTGACGTTGCTGCCGGTGCTCTATACCCATTCCGGCTTTGGCGGCCAGGCGCCGAATGACGGCCAGCGTCGATTTATCAACAGCACTGAGCACTATCTTGACCTGCAGGCGCAGCTGAAATCCATCCTGGCCGCACAACCTGCGCAGCAATTGGGTCTGTGTTTCCACTCCCTGCGCGCCGTGACCCCGGAACAAATCCAAGCCGTGCTGGCTGCCAGCGACAAGGCTTGCCCGGTGCATATCCACATCGCCGAACAGCAAAAGGAAGTCGACGATTGCCTGGCCTGGAGCGGCAAGCGTCCGCTGCAATGGCTGTACGACAACGTTGAAGTCGATGAACGCTGGTGCCTGGTGCATGCCACCCATGCTGATACAGATGAGGTGTCGCGCATGGCCAAGAGCCGCGCAATTGCCGGTTTGTGCCTGACCACCGAAGCCAACCTGGGCGATGGGATTTTCCCAGCCGTGGACTTCCTGGCGCAGGGTGGACGCATGGGCATCGGCTCCGACAGCCATGTGTCATTGAGCGTGGTGGAAGAGTTGCGCTGGTTGGAGTACGGCCAGCGGCTGCGGGATCAGCGGCGTAATCGTTTGTATCGCAGCGATCAGCCGATGGTCGGACGCACGTTGTTTGATGCGGCCCTGGACGGCGGCGCACAGGCGCTGGGGCAAGCGATTGGTCGATTGGAAGTGGGCAAACGCGCGGATTGGCTGGTGCTGGACGGCAATGATCCGTACCTGGCAACGGCCACAGAAGATGGAATTCTCAATCGCTGGTTGTTTGCTGGCGGGGATCGGCAGGTGCGGGATGTGCTGGTGAACGGGAAATGGGTGGTGCGCGATGGGCATCATGCTGGCGAAGAAGAAAGCCGCCGAGCGTTTACCCAAGTTTTAAGAGATTTGCTGAGCTAA
- a CDS encoding HutD family protein: MSEVKVWRAADYVRMPWKNGGGSTEEITRDAGAGLDGFGWRLSIADIAESGGFSTFAGYQRVITVIQGAGMVLTVDGEEQRGLLPLQPFAFKGESEVSCRLITGPIRDFNLIYSPERYHARLQWIDGEQRFFSTAQTVLVFSVADEVKVLEHKLGHHDCLQIDGNTGLLDISVSGRSCIIELTQLG, from the coding sequence ATGAGTGAAGTGAAAGTCTGGCGCGCCGCTGACTACGTGCGCATGCCGTGGAAAAACGGCGGTGGCAGCACCGAAGAGATCACCCGTGACGCTGGTGCGGGTCTGGATGGCTTTGGCTGGCGCCTGTCGATTGCTGATATCGCCGAGTCGGGTGGCTTCTCCACGTTCGCCGGCTACCAGCGGGTGATCACCGTAATCCAAGGCGCGGGGATGGTATTGACCGTCGATGGCGAGGAACAGCGCGGGTTGTTACCGCTGCAGCCGTTTGCGTTCAAAGGGGAGAGTGAAGTGTCTTGCCGCCTGATCACCGGGCCGATTCGCGATTTCAACCTGATCTATTCGCCTGAGCGTTACCACGCGCGGTTGCAGTGGATTGATGGCGAACAGCGCTTTTTCAGCACCGCGCAGACGGTGTTGGTGTTTAGCGTGGCGGATGAAGTGAAGGTGCTGGAGCACAAGCTCGGTCACCACGACTGCCTGCAAATCGACGGTAACACTGGCTTGCTGGATATTTCCGTCAGCGGCCGCAGCTGCATCATCGAACTGACCCAACTCGGTTAA
- a CDS encoding lipocalin — protein sequence MMRFVLFLCASLFLAGCASHSGDDLQPKTASNVNLKRYQGTWYELARLPMYFQRNCAQSEARYTLLPDGDMSVYNRCLTTEWKWEEAKGTATPQVPGKTDKLWVEFNNWFTSLLPGVAKGDYWVLYVSDDYKTAIVGSPNRRYMWILSRTPTVNTDTREDLLSRARQQGYDTTRLIWRTSDKEMAKTSQ from the coding sequence ATGATGCGTTTTGTTTTGTTCCTTTGCGCCAGCCTGTTTTTGGCGGGCTGCGCCAGCCATTCTGGCGATGATCTGCAACCCAAGACAGCGAGCAACGTCAACCTCAAGCGTTACCAGGGCACCTGGTATGAGTTGGCCCGATTGCCGATGTACTTCCAGCGCAACTGCGCACAGTCCGAAGCCCGTTACACCTTGCTGCCTGATGGCGACATGTCGGTGTACAACCGGTGCCTGACGACCGAATGGAAGTGGGAAGAAGCCAAGGGTACCGCCACCCCGCAAGTGCCGGGCAAGACCGACAAGCTCTGGGTGGAATTCAATAACTGGTTTACCTCGCTTCTGCCGGGCGTTGCCAAGGGTGACTACTGGGTGTTGTACGTCAGTGATGACTACAAGACCGCGATTGTCGGCAGCCCTAACCGGCGCTACATGTGGATCCTGTCGCGTACACCGACCGTCAACACCGACACCCGCGAAGACCTGCTGAGCAGGGCGCGGCAACAGGGGTATGACACCACGCGGCTGATCTGGCGTACGTCGGACAAAGAGATGGCGAAGACTTCGCAGTAA
- the hutC gene encoding histidine utilization repressor, with protein sequence MPTPPANSSLAAHMDESPAPLYARVKQMISQQILNGNWPPHYRVPSESELVSELGFSRMTINRALRELTAEGLLVRMQGVGTFVAEPKSQSALFEVHNIADEIASRGHRHTCKVITLGEEAAGSERAVALEMREGGRVFHSLIVHFENDIPVQIEDRFVNALVAPEYLQQDFTQQTPYAYLNQVAPLTEGEHVVEAILADASECALLQIESTEPCLLIRRRTWSGRQPVTAARLIHPGSRHSLEGRFSK encoded by the coding sequence GTGCCGACTCCGCCCGCCAACTCTTCGCTGGCTGCCCACATGGACGAAAGTCCGGCGCCCTTGTATGCCCGCGTCAAACAGATGATCAGCCAGCAGATTCTCAACGGCAACTGGCCACCCCATTACCGTGTCCCTTCCGAGAGTGAGTTGGTCAGCGAGCTGGGTTTCAGCCGTATGACCATCAACCGCGCCCTGCGTGAACTCACCGCCGAAGGTTTGCTGGTGCGTATGCAGGGCGTGGGGACTTTCGTCGCCGAGCCCAAGAGCCAGTCGGCGCTGTTCGAAGTGCACAACATTGCCGATGAGATCGCCTCTCGCGGTCATCGGCACACGTGCAAGGTGATTACCCTGGGCGAAGAGGCCGCCGGTTCCGAACGTGCCGTTGCCCTGGAGATGCGTGAAGGCGGGCGGGTGTTCCACTCGTTGATCGTGCACTTCGAAAACGATATTCCCGTGCAAATCGAAGACCGCTTCGTCAACGCCCTGGTCGCCCCGGAATACCTGCAACAGGACTTCACCCAACAGACGCCTTACGCGTATTTGAACCAGGTGGCGCCGCTTACAGAAGGCGAGCATGTGGTCGAGGCGATCCTGGCCGACGCGTCCGAGTGCGCGCTGCTGCAGATCGAATCCACCGAACCGTGCCTGTTGATTCGCCGACGCACCTGGTCCGGCCGCCAGCCGGTGACCGCTGCGCGCTTGATCCACCCCGGTTCCCGTCACAGCCTGGAAGGACGTTTCAGCAAATGA
- a CDS encoding DUF3999 domain-containing protein translates to MGKVSLSGLVVWILCSAVHAQETPADFATHVPLAISGNGPWYRLELPLAVQLNARQADLSDVRVFNAAGEPQAYALSRQASQRTESRNVTDVKWFPLYAADTHEALPGVVMKATTDGTLLEIRPSSVNGQQVLRGWVLDASAIKAPLQQLTLDWSHERDGFQRFSIEASNDLQHWEAWGDGQVARLSFADERVEQHDVSLPGQSARYLRLVWQGQAAPLLTLAKLASATTSSLPLPLVWSQPLAVARLKAGEYSWRLPAALSIERLRIELKQPNTLAPVTLSGRRDDKQAWQPLSNGLLYRLTQDGRDVVQDQLQLPGQTVTELKLQVDERGGGLGIEAPALRFAVRATQLVFLARGEPPFSLALGNASAKAANLPLSTLIPDYKAERLTALGLAKVDGEVGFTSPAVVAAVEAGTNWKKLGLWAVLLLGVAALGAMAYSLLRKPPVAR, encoded by the coding sequence ATGGGCAAAGTGAGTCTGAGTGGGTTGGTCGTATGGATCCTGTGTTCAGCGGTGCATGCACAAGAAACACCGGCAGATTTCGCGACTCACGTCCCTTTGGCGATCAGTGGCAACGGCCCCTGGTATCGCCTGGAATTGCCATTGGCGGTGCAATTGAACGCCCGCCAGGCAGATCTCAGTGACGTGCGGGTATTCAACGCGGCGGGTGAGCCGCAGGCTTATGCGTTGTCGCGACAAGCCTCGCAACGCACCGAAAGCCGCAACGTCACCGACGTGAAGTGGTTCCCGCTGTATGCCGCCGATACCCACGAAGCCTTGCCGGGCGTGGTGATGAAAGCCACCACCGACGGCACACTGCTGGAGATTCGCCCGTCCTCGGTCAACGGCCAGCAAGTGCTGCGCGGTTGGGTGCTGGATGCCAGTGCGATCAAGGCGCCGTTGCAGCAACTGACCCTCGATTGGAGCCATGAGAGGGATGGTTTCCAGCGTTTCAGCATTGAGGCCAGCAACGACCTGCAGCATTGGGAAGCCTGGGGCGATGGGCAAGTGGCGCGTTTGTCGTTTGCCGACGAGCGGGTGGAGCAGCACGACGTGAGCCTGCCGGGGCAATCGGCGCGTTACCTGCGTCTGGTGTGGCAAGGCCAGGCGGCGCCACTGCTGACATTGGCCAAACTGGCGAGCGCCACCACCAGCAGCCTGCCGCTGCCGTTGGTGTGGTCGCAGCCGTTGGCGGTCGCACGGCTCAAGGCGGGGGAATACAGTTGGCGGTTGCCTGCCGCGCTGAGCATCGAGCGCCTGCGTATCGAGCTGAAACAGCCCAACACGTTGGCGCCAGTCACGCTGTCTGGGCGTCGGGACGACAAGCAGGCGTGGCAACCCCTGAGCAATGGTTTGCTGTACCGCCTGACCCAGGACGGCCGGGACGTGGTGCAGGACCAATTGCAGCTGCCTGGACAGACCGTCACCGAACTCAAGTTGCAGGTGGACGAGCGCGGCGGCGGCCTGGGCATCGAAGCGCCGGCCTTGCGGTTTGCCGTACGTGCCACGCAGTTGGTGTTCCTGGCGCGGGGCGAGCCGCCGTTCAGCCTCGCGCTGGGGAATGCGTCGGCCAAGGCAGCGAACCTGCCGCTTTCGACGCTGATTCCGGACTACAAAGCCGAGCGTCTCACCGCATTGGGGTTGGCCAAGGTAGACGGGGAGGTAGGGTTCACTTCGCCTGCTGTTGTAGCGGCGGTGGAGGCCGGAACGAACTGGAAAAAGCTCGGGCTTTGGGCCGTGCTGCTGCTCGGCGTGGCGGCATTGGGCGCCATGGCCTACAGTTTGCTGCGCAAGCCGCCGGTGGCACGTTAA
- a CDS encoding YkgJ family cysteine cluster protein, translated as MKPQLIAAAELDRLETWQKYSAHMCGGCVSSCCTLPVEVKIKDLIRIGIVDEFERGDPPKNIAKRLQKEGIVERFNSKSEIFTLQRMSNNDCLYLDRKTRFCTIYDKRPDTCRNHPKIGPRPGYCAYKPKEVVRETKFKTLDKF; from the coding sequence ATGAAGCCTCAACTGATCGCCGCCGCGGAACTCGACCGACTTGAAACGTGGCAGAAATATTCCGCGCATATGTGCGGTGGCTGCGTGTCCAGCTGCTGCACGCTGCCGGTCGAAGTGAAGATCAAGGACCTGATCCGCATCGGCATCGTCGATGAGTTCGAGCGCGGCGACCCGCCGAAGAACATCGCCAAGCGGTTGCAGAAGGAAGGCATCGTCGAGCGCTTCAATTCCAAGTCCGAGATTTTTACCCTGCAGCGCATGAGCAACAACGACTGCCTGTACCTGGATCGTAAGACGCGCTTCTGCACTATTTATGACAAGCGCCCGGACACGTGCCGCAACCACCCGAAAATCGGGCCGCGGCCGGGGTATTGCGCGTATAAGCCGAAGGAAGTGGTGCGCGAGACCAAGTTCAAGACCCTCGATAAGTTTTGA